The stretch of DNA ACCTCTTTCACTTTTTTCCATTATTATATCGAAATAGAGGCCAGCCTGCAAGCAGGCCGGCCTTAAACACGGGTTTTTTGTGCTTAATCTTCCAGATTAACAAAGTACGGCCGTGAAATAACACTGCTCCACGGCAGATATAACTGAGAAGTTTGCGGTATTTCTCCGTCCACTGTTATTTGTATCTGTGAGTAAAACGCATTTTCAGCGATTGTCAGGCTGATGGCATCGCGGAGCATGGCGGCCCTGGCAGCGGACTCTGCATCATTTCCCAGATGCCGTCTTATGGGTTGGGCCAGGTCCACGTGCACAACGCTGTTCTCAATGGTTACATCCTGCAGTTCCAGATTGTAAGAGAAGAATGGCTGGCTTTCGGCTAACACATAACGTACCAGCGTCTCAATCAAAGCCCGGTCTCTTAAAGGTAAGAACTCGTTGGTGGTCATACGCAGGTAATACCTGTCGCCGGATTGGGCCGGAGCAAAAATCAGCCGTTCTCCTTCCTGGCGCCCAAAGCGCCGGGACGCAAAAGGTTCATCAATGGCCATTCCTTCCTGTCCGAAAAATTCCTGCTCCTGGCCGTCCACAGTATAGCGCACTTGCTCAACGGTGGGAAACTGGCTAACGGTAAAAAGCAGGGAATCCAAAACGCCGGTGATAAAAGTGCTGCCGGCCATCTCATCCAGTTGGGCTGGCAAATCCAGCTGCACCGTACCCTCTTCCACAGAAACTCCTACTTGTGCATCTTTGGGGATGGTACGGCTCAGGCGACTACCCTGGACAGGGCCCCGGACTAACTCATCGATGCTGGAGCGCAAAAGGGAAGAAGTCCGCTTGATACGGCGGGTAACGGGAATCAGATTGCTGGCATTTTCATCGTAGAAAAACAGAGTGATTAAGCTTTCCCCTTCGCCCCGAGTAAAGCTCACCGGATTATAATAATCCTCCACGGTCTTCTCCATTTCCTGCACCACGTCCGACTGCTGCACGGATTGGTCCTGTATGCTCAGGTAGTAGACCCTTCCGTCCTCCAGACCCAACACCAACACGGAAGTGCGGTCGGCAAGAACCATTTTCTCTGCGCGGCCGGCAACCCCCAGGCTGTTTATTTCCTCACCATCCTGGTTATAAGTTATCACGTGGGTGGAATCATCCCGGTACTGACGCCAGGAGGAAACGATAACCTGTCGTCCGTTAGGAGATAAAACCACGTTAGACTCATCGGGCAGCCGTACACTCCATAGTTTCTCCCCATTTGCATTAAGATAAAGCAGTTGTTGATTTTGCGTGGCTTCATCTGTAATGACCAAGGCCAGGCGGGAGCCGTCCCGGGCCAGAATAATCCTGTTTACGGTGCCCTCTGCTTCATAGCTCCAATTCTCGGTACCGCTTCTGTTATAGCGGAACACTTGATTTTCCCTGGCGCTAAACAGCATGGAAGCTTCGCTATCCAGGCTCATCAGATTCTGCCCGGCACGCTCCCAAAGGGGTTCGCCGTCAATGGAGAATACGCCCAACACCGGTTCATCGTCTTCCAGCCAATTGATAAAAACATCATTGCCTCTGCCGGCAATTTTGGCATCCAGTACTGCAGGGAATGTTTTTTCCCATTGTACTTCTCCCTCTTTGTTTAACAGCAGTAAAGTATCCGGCTCTTTTGCTTCTTCTTTTTCTTTGCCGGAAACCCTGATTAAAATATTTTCTCCGTCCCCGGAAACAGAAATCAGGTCCACAGGTCCGTCTAAACTTTTTGTGGCCCGCTCAGTTTGGTCCGGGTCCATGATTAAGAGCTTTCCTCCGGCGGTACCTACAGCCAGATAACGCCCCTCCGGCTCCAGATAAGTTACCAGCGGTTCGCTGCTCATGGCCATCTCCCAGCTTAAATTCCCATCGCCCTCCAAAAGGTATACACCCCGTGATGCGGTGGCCACCAGCGTAAGAGGGCCGCTTCTGGTCACAGCAAGATCACGGATTTGCACATCACTGCTTCTCACGTAAAATCCACCCTGCAGAGCCTGCGCTTCTCCTTTTTCCACGCCGGGGGCAATGGGCTCCACTGGGTCCCCATTGCTTGTGTTGCGGCCACTGCAGCCTCCCAATAATACACCCAGGGCCATTATTATAATCATTAACTTTGTTTGTCCCTTAAAAAATTGCATGAATACACCTCGGCTTAATATGCACTACGTCTATTATAACGCCTATTTTGGGAAGTTCCTTTAATTCTGTTTTAATTTTTATTAACAGACTGAGCAGCCTCTGCTTCTGGAATTAAAGGCAGTTTCACTACAAAACGGGAACCGATGCCGTCATCATTATCCTCTACGAAAATTTGCCCGCCATGGCGCTGGACAATTTCATACACAATTGATA from Dethiobacter alkaliphilus AHT 1 encodes:
- a CDS encoding GerMN domain-containing protein is translated as MQFFKGQTKLMIIIMALGVLLGGCSGRNTSNGDPVEPIAPGVEKGEAQALQGGFYVRSSDVQIRDLAVTRSGPLTLVATASRGVYLLEGDGNLSWEMAMSSEPLVTYLEPEGRYLAVGTAGGKLLIMDPDQTERATKSLDGPVDLISVSGDGENILIRVSGKEKEEAKEPDTLLLLNKEGEVQWEKTFPAVLDAKIAGRGNDVFINWLEDDEPVLGVFSIDGEPLWERAGQNLMSLDSEASMLFSARENQVFRYNRSGTENWSYEAEGTVNRIILARDGSRLALVITDEATQNQQLLYLNANGEKLWSVRLPDESNVVLSPNGRQVIVSSWRQYRDDSTHVITYNQDGEEINSLGVAGRAEKMVLADRTSVLVLGLEDGRVYYLSIQDQSVQQSDVVQEMEKTVEDYYNPVSFTRGEGESLITLFFYDENASNLIPVTRRIKRTSSLLRSSIDELVRGPVQGSRLSRTIPKDAQVGVSVEEGTVQLDLPAQLDEMAGSTFITGVLDSLLFTVSQFPTVEQVRYTVDGQEQEFFGQEGMAIDEPFASRRFGRQEGERLIFAPAQSGDRYYLRMTTNEFLPLRDRALIETLVRYVLAESQPFFSYNLELQDVTIENSVVHVDLAQPIRRHLGNDAESAARAAMLRDAISLTIAENAFYSQIQITVDGEIPQTSQLYLPWSSVISRPYFVNLED